Proteins from one Sarcophilus harrisii chromosome 2, mSarHar1.11, whole genome shotgun sequence genomic window:
- the LOC100914875 gene encoding olfactory receptor 6B3-like, with protein sequence MKGKNISHISEFILLGFPTSPRLQYLLFLLFLFVYLFVFLENFIIIFTVWVNISLHKPMYYFLGNMSFLEVWYVSDIIPKMLSGFLFQQKSISFVGCMIQLYFFLSLLCTECVLLASMAYDRYVAICFPLRYGVIMTTRLCVKLVVFSYATAFTISVIKVYFISHATFCGSSVINHFFCDISPILKLACTDFSTAELVDFILGFIILVFPLISTMLSYGYISLTVIRIPSSTGRWKAFSTCASHLIVVIIFYTALIFIYVRPQAIDQKSSNKLISALYTIVTPIVNPLIYCLRNKEFKNSLKKTLRLVHTLEK encoded by the coding sequence atgaaaggaaagaacatCAGCCACATCAGTGAATTCATTCTCCTAGGCTTCCCCACATCACCACGGCTCCAGtatctgctttttcttctcttcctttttgtttatctctttgttttcttAGAGAACTTCATTATCATCTTCACTGTCTGGGTCAATATCTCCCTTCATAAGCCTATGTACTATTTCTTGGGCAATATGTCATTCCTGGAAGTTTGGTATGTCTCTGACATCATTCCCAAGATGCTGAGTGGTTTTCTCTTTCAGCAAAAAAGCATTTCATTTGTTGGATGCATGATCCAGTtgtacttcttcctttctcttctctgcacTGAGTGTGTCCTTCTGGCCTCCATGGCTTATGACCGCTATGTAGCCATCTGTTTCCCACTCAGGTATGGAGTAATCATGACTACAAGGCTATGTGTAAAGCTGGTGGTCTTTTCCTATGCAACTGCCTTCACCATCTCTGTGATCAAGGTCTACTTTATCTCTCATGCCACATTCTGTGGGTCTAGTGTCATTAACCACTTTTTCTGTGATATCTCCCCTATCCTTAAACTAGCTTGCACAGACTTCTCAACAGCTGAACTTGTAGACTTCATCCTGGGGTTCATCATACTGGTGTTCCCACTCATTTCTACCATGCTGTCATATGGCTACATCTCTTTAACTGTCATTCGGATCCCATCATCCACTGGCCGCTGGAAAGCCTTCTCTACATGTGCTTCTCATCTCATCGTTGTTATCATTTTCTATACAGCTTTGATCTTCATATATGTTCGTCCCCAGGCCATTGACCAAAAGAGTTCCAACAAATTGATTTCAGCTCTATACACTATTGTAACTCCAATTGTGAATCCTCTGATCTATTGCCTGAGAAATAAGGAATTCAAGAATTCCCTGAAAAAGACTCTGCGATTAGTTCATACTCTTGAAAAATGA